A portion of the Mesobacillus sp. AQ2 genome contains these proteins:
- the tkt gene encoding transketolase, which yields MFKEIDMLSIDSIRTLSIDAIEKANSGHPGMPMGAAPMAYTLWTRYMNINPKNPEWFNRDRFVLSAGHGSMLLYSLLHLAGYDLSMEDIKQFRQWGSKTPGHPEFGHTAGVDATTGPLGQGIAMAVGMAMAERHLAAVYNKDNYNIVDHYTYSICGDGDLMEGVSAEAASLAAHLKLGKMIVLYDSNDISLDGDLNKSFSESVEGRFKAYGWQYIRVEDGNNLDEIAKAIEEAKTDADRPTMIEVKTIIGYGSPNLSGKSDVHGAPLGADELKLTKEAYKWTFEEDFHVPSEVYDHFKQQIADKGEQTEQAWNEQFSQYKREYPELGAQLEKAIKGELVDGWDKDIPVYEEGKSLASRASSGEALNGIAKNLPYLIGGSADLAGSNKTMIKGTGDFFPGSFEGRNIWFGVREFAMGAAMNGMALHGGLKVFGGTFFVFSDYLKPAIRLAALMGLPVTFVFTHDSIAVGEDGPTHEPVEQLAGLRAMPNLSVIRPADGNETAAAWKLAVESTKNPTALVLTRQNLPTIKNTDKNAYEGVSKGAYVISPAGKETADALILAAGSEVGLAVKAQEALASEGIDIAVVSMPAWDRFEQQSKEYKESVIPKSVKKRLGIEMGSSLGWHRYVGDEGEVLAIDTFGASAPGEKIMEEYGFSVNNVVARVKALIEQD from the coding sequence ATGTTTAAAGAAATTGATATGCTTTCAATTGATTCCATTCGTACTTTATCAATTGATGCGATTGAAAAAGCAAATTCCGGCCATCCAGGCATGCCGATGGGGGCAGCACCGATGGCTTACACATTATGGACTCGTTATATGAATATCAACCCTAAGAATCCAGAATGGTTCAACCGCGATCGGTTTGTCTTGTCTGCCGGACACGGATCTATGCTGCTATACAGCTTACTGCACCTTGCAGGTTATGATCTATCAATGGAAGATATTAAGCAATTCCGTCAGTGGGGAAGCAAGACACCAGGACATCCTGAGTTTGGACACACTGCCGGTGTAGACGCAACAACCGGACCGCTTGGCCAGGGAATTGCCATGGCGGTTGGTATGGCGATGGCTGAACGTCACCTGGCTGCTGTTTATAATAAGGATAACTACAATATCGTTGATCACTATACATATAGTATCTGCGGTGATGGCGATCTTATGGAAGGCGTTTCTGCTGAGGCAGCTTCACTTGCAGCTCACCTTAAATTGGGTAAAATGATTGTTCTATATGATTCAAACGATATCTCACTGGATGGCGATCTTAATAAGTCATTCTCTGAAAGTGTTGAGGGCCGTTTTAAAGCATACGGATGGCAATATATCCGCGTTGAAGATGGCAATAATCTCGATGAAATCGCAAAGGCGATCGAGGAAGCAAAAACAGATGCAGATCGTCCGACCATGATAGAAGTTAAGACCATCATCGGATATGGTTCACCTAACCTCTCTGGTAAATCAGATGTTCACGGTGCCCCACTTGGCGCCGATGAATTGAAACTTACAAAGGAAGCTTACAAATGGACATTTGAAGAAGACTTCCATGTACCAAGTGAAGTTTATGATCACTTCAAACAGCAAATCGCTGATAAAGGTGAACAAACAGAACAAGCTTGGAATGAACAATTCTCTCAATATAAGAGGGAGTATCCAGAACTGGGTGCCCAGCTTGAAAAAGCTATAAAGGGTGAGTTAGTAGATGGATGGGATAAGGACATTCCAGTATACGAAGAAGGCAAGAGCCTTGCGAGCCGTGCATCTTCTGGTGAAGCACTTAACGGCATTGCGAAAAACCTTCCTTACTTGATTGGCGGATCAGCTGACCTTGCTGGTTCAAACAAAACAATGATCAAGGGAACAGGCGATTTCTTCCCAGGTTCATTCGAAGGCCGCAATATCTGGTTCGGGGTGCGTGAATTCGCCATGGGAGCAGCTATGAACGGTATGGCACTTCACGGAGGCCTTAAGGTGTTTGGCGGAACATTCTTCGTATTCTCTGATTACCTGAAACCAGCAATCAGACTTGCTGCGTTAATGGGATTGCCTGTAACCTTTGTGTTCACACATGACAGCATCGCGGTTGGGGAAGATGGTCCAACCCACGAACCTGTAGAACAGCTTGCCGGACTTCGCGCAATGCCAAACCTGTCAGTGATTCGTCCTGCGGATGGCAACGAAACAGCAGCTGCATGGAAGCTGGCAGTTGAATCAACTAAGAATCCTACAGCTCTGGTGCTGACTCGCCAAAACCTGCCGACAATCAAGAATACGGACAAGAATGCGTACGAAGGCGTTTCAAAAGGTGCTTATGTCATCTCTCCAGCTGGAAAAGAAACAGCAGATGCATTGATCCTTGCAGCAGGTTCAGAAGTAGGACTTGCAGTTAAGGCACAAGAGGCTTTAGCTTCTGAAGGCATCGACATTGCGGTTGTCAGCATGCCTGCATGGGATCGCTTCGAGCAGCAATCAAAGGAATACAAAGAAAGTGTCATTCCAAAGTCTGTCAAGAAGCGTCTAGGAATCGAAATGGGCTCTTCACTTGGCTGGCACCGTTATGTTGGTGACGAGGGAGAAGTACTTGCGATCGATACATTTGGTGCATCAGCGCCTGGTGAAAAGATCATGGAAGAGTATGGATTCTCTGTCAACAATGTTGTCGCTCGCGTAAAAGCATTGATCGAGCAAGACTAA
- a CDS encoding VOC family protein — protein MVTGIVPYIVTNGNGQEAVKFYQEALGAEVISLQTFGDMPANPDHPLPEEAKNRVLNAQLKIGGAGLMLSDTFPGHPYQLGSQVTIALLVDDAAEAKEIFNKLQVDGKVTMPLQETFWSPAYGQVTDKFGIEWQVSTESK, from the coding sequence ATGGTAACAGGAATTGTCCCCTACATAGTAACAAACGGGAATGGCCAGGAAGCAGTGAAATTTTATCAGGAAGCATTGGGAGCAGAAGTGATCAGTCTGCAAACATTCGGTGATATGCCTGCAAACCCTGATCATCCTCTTCCTGAAGAAGCGAAGAACCGGGTGTTGAATGCCCAGTTGAAAATTGGCGGTGCTGGCCTCATGCTATCAGATACATTCCCTGGCCACCCATACCAGCTTGGTTCCCAGGTAACAATCGCGCTTCTGGTGGATGATGCTGCTGAAGCAAAAGAAATCTTTAATAAATTGCAGGTGGATGGAAAGGTAACAATGCCCCTTCAGGAAACCTTCTGGAGTCCCGCTTACGGCCAGGTGACCGATAAGTTTGGCATCGAGTGGCAAGTATCAACAGAAAGTAAATAA
- a CDS encoding SDR family oxidoreductase, with protein sequence MSSGFKGKTVIITGGANGIGKGIARAFAQEHANVCIADIDESRGKELISDLKEIGGKARFYQTDVRKEKDIVNLVDSVLSDFGQIDVLINNAGVSRFKPLFELTTEEWEDVVFTNLRSVFIGSREAARRMNEGARIINIASTRATMSEPNSEAYASSKGGIVALTHALAASLQEKGITVNSISPGWIQTVDYEDLREKDHLQHWSNRVGKPEDIARACLYLADKDNDFINGQDLVIDGGMTRKMIYEE encoded by the coding sequence ATGTCGAGTGGGTTTAAAGGAAAGACTGTAATTATAACGGGCGGTGCTAATGGAATCGGCAAAGGGATTGCAAGAGCATTTGCGCAAGAACATGCAAATGTATGTATCGCAGACATAGATGAATCCAGGGGAAAAGAATTAATATCCGATCTTAAAGAAATCGGCGGAAAAGCAAGATTTTATCAAACAGATGTCAGAAAAGAAAAGGACATTGTCAATCTTGTGGACAGTGTGTTGAGTGACTTCGGGCAGATAGATGTATTGATAAATAATGCCGGAGTGTCGCGGTTCAAGCCGTTGTTCGAGCTTACTACTGAAGAATGGGAGGATGTTGTATTTACCAATCTCAGGAGTGTGTTTATCGGCTCACGTGAAGCGGCCAGAAGGATGAATGAAGGTGCACGAATCATAAATATCGCATCAACGAGGGCAACTATGTCTGAACCAAATTCAGAAGCATATGCTTCCTCTAAAGGCGGAATCGTTGCCTTGACACATGCACTTGCCGCTTCGCTTCAAGAGAAAGGGATTACAGTCAACTCAATAAGCCCCGGGTGGATCCAGACAGTAGATTATGAAGATTTGCGTGAGAAGGACCATCTTCAGCATTGGTCCAATCGTGTCGGGAAACCGGAAGATATTGCAAGAGCGTGCTTATATTTGGCTGACAAGGATAATGATTTTATAAATGGGCAGGACCTCGTCATTGATGGAGGAATGACTCGTAAAATGATTTATGAAGAATAA
- a CDS encoding lysozyme family protein — MKYTKKKPKKKNQVQRNFNLAILLFLAFIGFFLFDRFLDLDIYNLKKMNVGVTSSIGEVAKYTPLIAEELQKVGLEEHTVTVAALMMQESKGKGGDPMQASESMGLAPNSIKDPQQSIQQGVKYFHRVMDYGKKMQVDFPTVIQAYNMGIGYIDFVAQNGNKHSEELAKKFSMIQVEKNPQTYNCGGDKNNFRYPYCYGDFTYSTKVARHMETISVNSPGSLNEDSTKRAF, encoded by the coding sequence ATGAAGTACACCAAAAAGAAACCTAAAAAGAAAAATCAAGTCCAAAGGAACTTCAATCTGGCAATTTTATTGTTTCTTGCCTTTATAGGTTTCTTCCTATTTGATAGGTTCCTTGATTTAGATATTTATAACCTAAAGAAGATGAATGTCGGGGTGACCAGTTCTATTGGTGAGGTTGCTAAATATACTCCGTTGATTGCGGAGGAATTGCAAAAGGTCGGCCTCGAGGAACATACTGTTACTGTTGCCGCACTAATGATGCAGGAAAGCAAAGGAAAGGGTGGTGATCCCATGCAAGCTTCTGAATCCATGGGATTAGCGCCAAATTCGATCAAGGATCCCCAACAAAGCATACAGCAGGGTGTTAAGTATTTTCACCGGGTTATGGATTATGGCAAAAAGATGCAAGTCGATTTTCCAACGGTTATCCAGGCATATAATATGGGAATCGGCTACATCGATTTTGTTGCTCAAAATGGCAACAAGCACAGCGAGGAACTCGCAAAGAAGTTTTCGATGATCCAGGTTGAGAAAAATCCGCAAACCTATAATTGTGGAGGGGACAAGAATAATTTCCGCTATCCATATTGCTATGGAGATTTCACCTATAGCACAAAAGTTGCCAGGCATATGGAAACCATTTCGGTCAACAGTCCTGGGAGTTTAAATGAAGATTCAACTAAACGAGCATTTTAA
- a CDS encoding FMN-dependent NADH-azoreductase produces MATVLYITANPKAVEESFSLTVGEEFIKAYRENNPADEVVRLDLYKMDVPFIDTDVFSGWGKLQKGSAFEQLSDDEKQKVSAINTLTDQFVAGDKYIFVTPFWNFSFPPKMKAYIDNIAIAGKTFKYTAEGPVGLLGGKKALHIQARGGVYSEGPAKEMEFGDRYLRTVLAFMGIEDAETLAIEGMAAMPEKAEEIKQQAIQRANELAKQF; encoded by the coding sequence ATGGCTACTGTACTTTATATTACTGCTAATCCGAAAGCCGTTGAAGAATCATTCAGTTTAACGGTTGGTGAGGAATTCATCAAGGCTTACCGCGAGAACAATCCTGCAGATGAAGTCGTTAGACTCGATCTTTATAAAATGGACGTTCCGTTTATCGATACAGATGTTTTCAGCGGCTGGGGCAAGTTACAGAAAGGTTCTGCTTTCGAACAGCTCAGTGACGATGAGAAGCAAAAAGTTAGTGCAATCAATACCCTTACTGACCAATTCGTTGCAGGAGACAAATATATCTTTGTAACTCCGTTCTGGAACTTCAGCTTCCCTCCGAAAATGAAGGCTTACATTGATAATATTGCGATTGCCGGAAAAACTTTTAAATATACAGCAGAGGGACCGGTGGGCTTGCTTGGCGGAAAGAAAGCTCTCCATATCCAGGCGCGCGGCGGAGTCTATTCTGAGGGCCCGGCTAAAGAAATGGAGTTTGGTGACCGTTACCTGCGTACCGTCCTGGCATTCATGGGTATAGAAGATGCAGAAACACTTGCGATTGAAGGAATGGCAGCTATGCCTGAGAAAGCAGAGGAAATCAAGCAACAAGCCATCCAGCGTGCAAACGAACTGGCAAAACAATTTTAG